The Pseudodesulfovibrio sp. S3 nucleotide sequence CAGTTGCCCGGAATGCCGCCCACATTGATGATCAGCTTGGTAATCTGCTGCATATACAGGCCTTCTTCTTTCTCGAAATAATAGCCGGGCTTCATGACGAAAACGTAGTCCCCCATGGAACGGACTTCCTTCTTGGGGATGACGGCCGAATAGGCCTTATTGGAAGACCCGGGATTTTTCCAGGTGATCTCCTTGACGTATTGCATCAAGTCCACCTTCTTGGCCTCGGCGTCACCACGCTGTTTCAGGACATAGAACTCCTCGATACCACCCATATCCATGGTATGCCCGGCCTCGGCAGGATGGGTGAACACCATGCGCATATCCAGGTCCTTCCCCTCCTCAAGGGCGATCTCGGGGGTATACACGACCATGAAATGGGCGAACGCGGAACTGACGACCGTCAGAAGACAAATGGCGG carries:
- a CDS encoding DUF4198 domain-containing protein — translated: MKKRFIPLLAAICLLTVVSSAFAHFMVVYTPEIALEEGKDLDMRMVFTHPAEAGHTMDMGGIEEFYVLKQRGDAEAKKVDLMQYVKEITWKNPGSSNKAYSAVIPKKEVRSMGDYVFVMKPGYYFEKEEGLYMQQITKLIINVGGIPGNWADPVGLPCEIVPLIKPYGLWTGNVFKAQVLSEGKPVAGAEVEVEYMSHMPDLSTNSMPEKSSVEYPHDAFVTQTIFTDVNGYITFGIPKAGWWGFAALGIGPEKEHKGKELGQDAVIWVKAEDMK